The Desulfitobacterium chlororespirans DSM 11544 genome contains a region encoding:
- a CDS encoding tripartite tricarboxylate transporter permease, translated as MEALQMLFSGFALALEPSNLLMAAIGAFIGTMVGVLPGLGPTSAIAILLPLTAVLPPTQAIIMLAGIYYGAMYGGSSTAILLNIPGEVASVPTCLDGYPMAQQGRGGPALGIAAIGSFIAGIIGVIALTFFAPLFADQALKFGPPEYFALMLLALTIVVSLGGASISKALAMGFFGYLLSLIGLGTMTNMPRLTFGSTSLWGGLDVISVVIGLFAISEVLNGIEEKKIAISMGNIGSVFPGLKDLKQSIKAIFRGGALGFFMGLLPGCSPAVTTFLAYDLEKKCSKTPERFGKGAIEGVAAPESANNATSSAGFIPLFALGIPASPPLAVLLGGLMIYGLTPGPLLFEQNGDFVWAVIASMFIGNVMCLVLNLPLVGLWAKLTQIPYGILAPIILLISIVGAYTVRNDMFDVLVALIFGVLGYFMNKFNWPVVPFIICFILGPMLERSLLQSFGMAFENPFIFFQRPISLTLLVATGIFLVVSLKLRRRTQSRIDNSGFEVK; from the coding sequence ATGGAAGCATTACAAATGTTGTTCTCCGGATTTGCCTTGGCTCTGGAACCCTCCAATTTACTGATGGCCGCCATCGGTGCTTTTATCGGTACCATGGTCGGCGTCCTGCCCGGCTTAGGGCCAACCTCGGCCATTGCCATTTTGCTGCCCCTGACCGCCGTCCTGCCACCGACCCAGGCGATTATTATGCTGGCGGGAATCTACTATGGAGCCATGTATGGCGGCTCCTCCACGGCGATTCTCTTAAACATTCCCGGGGAAGTGGCGTCCGTGCCCACCTGTCTCGACGGTTATCCCATGGCCCAGCAGGGGCGGGGGGGACCGGCCCTGGGGATCGCGGCGATTGGTTCCTTTATCGCCGGGATCATAGGGGTCATTGCCCTGACTTTTTTTGCCCCGCTTTTTGCTGATCAGGCCCTTAAGTTCGGTCCGCCGGAGTATTTTGCCCTGATGCTGCTGGCTCTGACCATCGTTGTAAGCTTAGGGGGAGCATCCATAAGCAAAGCTTTAGCCATGGGCTTCTTCGGCTACCTGCTCTCCTTGATCGGCTTGGGAACCATGACCAATATGCCGCGGCTGACCTTTGGCTCTACCTCCTTATGGGGCGGCCTGGATGTGATCAGCGTCGTCATCGGCTTGTTTGCCATCAGCGAAGTCTTAAACGGGATCGAGGAGAAGAAAATCGCCATCTCCATGGGCAATATCGGCTCGGTTTTTCCCGGCCTTAAGGATTTGAAGCAAAGTATCAAGGCCATCTTCCGCGGCGGTGCCCTGGGCTTCTTTATGGGGTTATTGCCCGGGTGTTCCCCGGCGGTGACCACCTTTCTGGCCTATGATTTAGAGAAAAAATGTTCAAAAACACCGGAACGGTTCGGCAAGGGGGCCATCGAAGGTGTAGCCGCCCCTGAGTCCGCCAATAACGCCACAAGCTCAGCCGGTTTCATTCCCCTGTTCGCCCTTGGTATTCCGGCTTCCCCGCCTCTGGCGGTTCTTCTGGGGGGACTGATGATTTACGGCCTTACCCCCGGACCGCTGCTGTTCGAGCAGAACGGGGACTTTGTCTGGGCGGTCATCGCCAGCATGTTTATCGGCAATGTGATGTGTTTGGTTCTCAATCTTCCCCTGGTGGGACTTTGGGCCAAGCTGACCCAAATACCCTATGGTATCCTGGCTCCGATTATCTTGCTGATATCCATCGTGGGAGCCTATACTGTCCGCAATGATATGTTCGATGTTCTCGTCGCTCTGATCTTCGGGGTTTTAGGCTACTTTATGAACAAATTCAATTGGCCCGTGGTCCCTTTTATCATCTGTTTTATCCTTGGCCCCATGTTGGAAAGATCCCTTTTACAGTCCTTTGGCATGGCGTTTGAAAACCCCTTCATTTTCTTTCAACGCCCCATCTCCCTAACCCTCCTTGTTGCCACCGGTATCTTTTTGGTTGTTTCCCTTAAACTCAGGCGGCGGACTCAAAGCCGAATAGACAACTCTGGTTTTGAAGTGAAATAA
- a CDS encoding tripartite tricarboxylate transporter TctB family protein, whose translation MRNLLADRIAGGFFLVIGGMAIYEAIRLYPMHIGRSIVGDETFIGFLGVALLILGGLFLFVLKPPGDEQAEFPTGQLRKKMLFVMGLVFAYWGLLQALGYLASTFVIGVGLFRTIGDYRWLRCIVFAAILTGVFYGIFVMWLQTPFPQPMITIF comes from the coding sequence ATGAGGAATTTGTTGGCAGACCGGATCGCCGGTGGTTTTTTCCTTGTGATCGGCGGGATGGCCATTTATGAGGCAATCCGGCTGTATCCTATGCATATTGGCCGCTCCATTGTCGGAGACGAAACATTTATCGGCTTTCTGGGTGTGGCACTGCTTATTCTCGGCGGGCTGTTCCTCTTTGTGCTTAAGCCCCCGGGAGATGAACAGGCGGAGTTCCCCACCGGACAGCTGCGCAAAAAGATGCTGTTCGTGATGGGCTTAGTATTTGCTTATTGGGGGTTATTGCAGGCCCTCGGCTACCTGGCCAGTACCTTTGTGATCGGAGTGGGCTTATTCCGGACCATCGGTGATTATAGGTGGCTGCGCTGCATCGTGTTTGCAGCCATACTTACGGGTGTATTTTACGGAATATTTGTGATGTGGCTGCAGACCCCATTTCCACAGCCGATGATCACTATTTTTTAA
- a CDS encoding LysR family transcriptional regulator, with protein sequence MEMRQLRYFDSVVKYGTMREAAAKLFISEPSISQQINELQKEIGVPLFEKQGRKIALTAEGKQLLPLVQAILEAVAELETGIAEILNPGSGLIKLGVIPITRLDLVPKKLMEFVKIHPDICVELIESGTSEIIERLLNDTMDVALIAANSRIKSLMELSGIKYKVVSNANSVAVVSCSHPLAKVDKISFSQLLNERIILRRQGIYREEIDNFLGDSVKNDGIYSTDTYETSIKLVDSNLGIAIVPETFISTYGLNEASKIKILVLDDFQVSLDICFIYKKRNYYPLFLTNFMRIFTDTND encoded by the coding sequence ATGGAAATGCGGCAGCTTCGCTATTTCGATTCAGTCGTTAAATATGGAACCATGCGCGAGGCGGCAGCCAAGCTTTTTATAAGTGAACCCTCCATAAGCCAGCAAATCAATGAGCTGCAAAAAGAAATCGGGGTGCCCTTATTTGAGAAGCAGGGGCGAAAGATCGCTTTAACTGCGGAAGGCAAGCAGCTTTTGCCCTTAGTGCAGGCCATCCTGGAAGCGGTTGCCGAGCTGGAAACCGGTATTGCGGAAATACTGAATCCCGGCTCGGGACTGATCAAGCTTGGGGTCATTCCCATTACCAGGCTTGATTTAGTGCCTAAAAAGCTCATGGAATTCGTAAAAATTCATCCTGATATTTGTGTTGAACTGATTGAAAGCGGAACTTCGGAGATTATTGAGCGGCTGCTTAACGATACCATGGATGTTGCTTTGATCGCCGCCAACAGCAGAATAAAATCCCTGATGGAATTGTCGGGGATCAAATATAAAGTCGTCTCCAATGCCAATTCGGTGGCGGTGGTCTCCTGTTCACACCCTTTGGCCAAGGTTGATAAGATTTCCTTCAGCCAGCTTTTGAATGAGCGCATCATTTTGCGCCGTCAGGGGATTTATCGGGAAGAGATCGATAACTTTTTAGGGGATTCCGTAAAAAATGACGGGATTTATTCCACAGATACCTATGAAACCTCGATCAAACTGGTGGATTCCAACCTGGGCATTGCCATCGTGCCGGAAACCTTTATCAGCACCTATGGCTTAAATGAAGCCTCTAAAATAAAAATACTTGTCCTGGACGACTTCCAGGTTTCCCTGGATATCTGCTTCATTTATAAGAAGCGAAATTATTATCCCTTGTTTCTCACCAATTTCATGCGGATCTTTACGGATACCAATGATTGA
- a CDS encoding tripartite tricarboxylate transporter substrate binding protein: MKKSMVYLCTAVLLIMVSVTLAGCSKGADTKAGTAPQEGPVVSSYPEKPINWYVGVMAGTSIDTSARKLAVLLEKELGQPITIINIEGGGQNIMYTKVKGEKPDGYTIFSQQSIMPMNYGMGTSDITYKDFDNICSFIASDPALMVRRDSPLKTMDDFIKAAKENPGNVSVGLGSATSPWLTTIDSLHRDLGITVNVVKASKGAVESTQQLLGGHIDTMMNVMTASPGLIESGDVRVLALDADQRHPVYPDIPLFKEYGINDFNHLVTGVSAPKGLPQDVKEKLNKAFAKILQDPGWQEFVNTSLNAEFYLTGDEYDAFLAKEHETKLEGLKKVGLYKRKD, from the coding sequence ATGAAAAAAAGCATGGTTTACCTCTGTACAGCTGTACTACTGATTATGGTGTCGGTAACTCTTGCGGGATGTAGTAAGGGGGCAGATACAAAAGCAGGAACAGCTCCCCAGGAAGGCCCAGTAGTATCAAGTTATCCTGAAAAGCCAATCAATTGGTATGTCGGCGTTATGGCAGGAACTTCAATTGACACCAGTGCCAGAAAATTAGCGGTTTTATTAGAAAAAGAACTTGGACAACCCATTACAATCATCAATATAGAGGGCGGCGGCCAGAATATAATGTATACGAAAGTGAAAGGGGAAAAACCTGACGGCTATACAATATTCAGCCAACAAAGCATCATGCCTATGAATTATGGCATGGGGACGTCTGATATTACCTATAAAGATTTTGATAATATCTGTAGTTTCATAGCGTCTGATCCCGCACTGATGGTCAGAAGAGATTCTCCATTAAAAACTATGGATGATTTTATAAAAGCTGCTAAAGAGAATCCAGGCAATGTTTCGGTTGGTTTAGGTTCGGCAACAAGTCCATGGTTAACAACAATCGATTCACTGCATAGAGATCTCGGTATAACTGTAAATGTTGTTAAGGCAAGCAAAGGCGCTGTCGAATCCACCCAACAACTGCTCGGGGGTCATATAGATACCATGATGAATGTGATGACTGCTTCTCCTGGTCTTATTGAATCGGGGGACGTACGGGTGCTTGCCCTGGACGCTGATCAAAGGCATCCAGTATATCCGGATATTCCCTTGTTTAAGGAATACGGTATTAATGATTTCAACCATTTGGTTACAGGAGTTTCGGCACCTAAGGGATTGCCGCAGGATGTTAAGGAGAAGCTGAATAAAGCATTCGCAAAAATATTACAAGACCCAGGTTGGCAAGAATTTGTCAATACTTCGTTAAATGCTGAGTTTTATTTAACTGGTGACGAATATGATGCGTTCCTGGCAAAAGAGCATGAAACCAAGCTGGAGGGCCTTAAAAAAGTAGGGCTTTATAAGAGAAAAGACTGA
- a CDS encoding tripartite tricarboxylate transporter permease, whose translation MEGLLHGFASVLTPMNLSFAFIGCFLGTIVGVLPGIGPIGAMALLLGATYSLPVDTALIMFAGIYYGSMYGGSTTSILLKIPGESSSVVTVIDGHQMALKGRGGAALAIAAVGSFVAGTIGLVLLSLLAPHLAGAAVKFGPAEYFAIAVFGLVMLAQLSEQGLIKSMMMVGLGLLIGTIGIDQMSGYSRFTFGLIQLQSGMDFVALAMGLYGIAEMLHLAEQKITQTAEVKKVKMKDLLPTRTEAKRSVGPTLRASVLGFFVGLIPGPAAVISTFSSYILEKKLSKHPEEFGKGAPEGVAGPESANNAAAVGAFVPLLSLGIPFAPGTVLLLAAMLVHDVVPGPLLIRDNPDIFWGVIASMYIGNCILLILNLPLINLLTRLLRVPANLLMPIIIVLCIVGAFAVNNSVTEIIVMIVAGVAGYIFNKLDFPIAPLLLALVLGPMLESSFIGALMISHGSLAIFVTRPLSGTIFAITGLVIILPLIMKCIKKFNKGRKEAKITS comes from the coding sequence GTGGAAGGATTGTTACATGGTTTTGCAAGTGTCTTAACTCCTATGAATCTTTCTTTTGCCTTTATCGGCTGTTTTTTAGGAACAATAGTTGGAGTGCTTCCAGGCATAGGCCCGATTGGTGCTATGGCGTTGCTCTTGGGAGCGACCTATAGCTTACCGGTAGATACTGCTCTGATTATGTTTGCCGGTATTTATTATGGTTCTATGTATGGCGGTTCTACTACTTCAATTTTGCTGAAGATTCCAGGAGAGTCAAGCTCAGTAGTTACGGTTATTGATGGTCATCAGATGGCGCTTAAGGGACGTGGCGGCGCAGCCCTGGCTATTGCCGCCGTTGGTTCATTTGTTGCCGGTACGATAGGTTTAGTATTGCTGAGTCTTCTGGCTCCTCACTTAGCAGGAGCGGCTGTAAAATTTGGACCGGCCGAATACTTTGCTATCGCTGTATTTGGCTTAGTCATGTTAGCACAGTTAAGTGAACAAGGGCTTATTAAATCCATGATGATGGTGGGATTAGGTTTATTGATCGGGACGATTGGTATAGACCAAATGAGTGGCTACAGTCGTTTCACCTTTGGATTGATTCAATTACAAAGCGGAATGGATTTTGTTGCCCTGGCCATGGGTTTATACGGAATAGCCGAGATGCTTCATTTGGCTGAACAAAAAATAACTCAAACTGCAGAGGTTAAAAAAGTAAAAATGAAGGACTTACTGCCTACCCGTACTGAAGCAAAACGTTCTGTAGGCCCGACGCTCAGAGCGTCCGTATTAGGTTTTTTTGTCGGCTTGATCCCGGGGCCGGCGGCGGTTATTTCCACTTTTTCTTCATATATTCTGGAAAAAAAGCTTAGTAAACACCCTGAAGAATTTGGCAAGGGAGCACCTGAAGGTGTAGCAGGGCCGGAATCAGCTAATAATGCCGCTGCCGTAGGTGCTTTTGTCCCCTTGTTATCACTGGGGATACCTTTTGCACCAGGTACTGTTTTATTGCTGGCAGCTATGCTGGTTCATGACGTGGTTCCCGGCCCTCTTTTGATCAGGGATAATCCGGATATATTCTGGGGTGTCATCGCCTCGATGTATATCGGCAACTGTATACTGCTGATACTTAATTTGCCTCTGATTAACCTGCTTACCCGCCTTCTGCGGGTGCCGGCTAATTTGTTAATGCCGATTATCATCGTGTTGTGTATTGTTGGAGCGTTTGCAGTGAATAACTCTGTTACAGAAATTATCGTTATGATTGTTGCCGGTGTGGCAGGCTATATTTTTAATAAACTTGATTTTCCAATTGCACCTCTTCTTTTGGCTTTGGTACTCGGACCTATGCTGGAATCATCTTTTATCGGAGCCCTAATGATATCTCATGGCAGCTTGGCGATTTTTGTAACACGGCCTTTGTCAGGCACCATATTTGCGATAACCGGTCTGGTGATTATTTTGCCATTAATAATGAAGTGTATTAAAAAATTCAATAAGGGAAGAAAGGAGGCAAAAATAACTTCATAA
- a CDS encoding tripartite tricarboxylate transporter TctB family protein, producing MKTLTKNVKGSIGMGIIGSIYLYQALKFPLGSLREPGPGLIPLIFASALIGFCLLEFVMEFLPAQQGHEKETDGETTNPVKPIILIAALFVYCLVFNKLGFIVASIPLTFVALRVMQYKSRRASLLVSVIVTLSVYYVFSELLGVYLPPGILG from the coding sequence ATGAAAACGTTAACGAAGAATGTAAAGGGTTCCATAGGGATGGGGATAATTGGCTCCATTTACTTATATCAAGCCTTGAAATTTCCCTTAGGTTCGTTGCGTGAGCCTGGTCCGGGACTGATACCGTTAATATTTGCTTCTGCCTTAATCGGTTTTTGCCTTTTAGAATTTGTTATGGAATTTTTACCGGCTCAACAAGGTCATGAAAAAGAGACGGATGGGGAAACGACTAACCCTGTGAAGCCCATAATTCTTATCGCAGCTCTTTTCGTATATTGCCTTGTTTTCAATAAATTAGGGTTTATCGTTGCATCCATTCCCCTTACATTCGTTGCTCTGCGGGTTATGCAGTATAAATCCAGACGGGCTTCTCTCCTTGTCTCAGTGATAGTAACATTAAGTGTCTATTATGTGTTTTCCGAATTGCTTGGTGTATATCTTCCGCCTGGAATATTAGGTTAG
- a CDS encoding alkaline phosphatase family protein, with amino-acid sequence MKRKALTEKVIVLGVDGFDPRLAKKFMDQGKMPGLKEFTRRGAAREDLVLLGAMPTVTPPLWTTLATGANPGTHGITCFFASDPVNIDTMYYNLDSRKSKAEPLWNVFAEEAGKKTLVWHWPGSSWPPTSDSPNLHVVDGTQPSGINNGIPFLDLLKVVTGSEKIASSQYLPNTSHVAQGQGCIIDNAAELMEDGEEAETSVFRKVIAAGNHAKGFQFSITEQEECEIEALGNMVCDTIKAAIKPAAGWAQAPAGAKEFTFFVSGGLERRPALIVPNQQGVYDSIQFYKSKKETAPYLTLKKGEIRFDVRDTVKNDQGENIPCNRNYQVLELAEDGSKFNLIINNASQVGRDDYFHPKSLYQEVVEKIGNVPVNFRVNGSNEILVRETMLPSWENYCNWQAECLTYFMKNNKYDMIFSHLHNLDGVGHYFWHYACNQEEWQDNNELAYQQFQEEAYCQTDRYLSKFLLFLDQGWTVIITSDHGLLTQEYHGVILGEIHGVNVPVMAELGYTVMVKDENGKDTKEIDWSKTRAIAIRGDHIYINLKGRNPQGIVEPADKYELETRIISDLYNYRDPHTGRRVISVAVRNKDAVHFGMGGPECGDIVYFTEEGFNKIHADSLSTQWGYADTSVSPLFVAAGPGIKENCVTERVIRQADVAPTIATLAGVRMPAQCEGAPVYQIIAD; translated from the coding sequence ATGAAACGAAAAGCATTAACAGAGAAAGTCATTGTTCTCGGCGTCGACGGCTTTGACCCCAGACTGGCGAAGAAGTTCATGGACCAGGGGAAAATGCCCGGGTTAAAGGAATTTACCAGAAGAGGGGCGGCCAGAGAGGATTTAGTACTTTTAGGAGCAATGCCCACAGTGACCCCGCCCCTCTGGACGACCCTGGCCACAGGGGCCAATCCCGGCACCCATGGCATCACCTGTTTTTTTGCCTCTGATCCTGTGAATATTGACACAATGTACTACAATCTGGATTCCCGCAAATCCAAAGCCGAGCCTTTATGGAACGTCTTTGCCGAAGAAGCCGGCAAAAAAACCTTAGTCTGGCACTGGCCCGGCTCTTCCTGGCCGCCGACCTCCGACAGCCCCAATCTCCATGTGGTTGACGGCACTCAGCCGTCCGGGATCAATAACGGGATTCCCTTCCTGGATCTCCTCAAAGTGGTCACCGGCTCGGAGAAAATTGCTTCCAGCCAATACCTGCCCAACACCTCTCACGTAGCTCAGGGCCAAGGCTGCATTATTGACAACGCTGCCGAGTTGATGGAAGACGGGGAAGAGGCGGAAACCTCTGTTTTCCGCAAAGTCATCGCCGCCGGCAATCATGCCAAAGGCTTTCAATTCAGCATTACTGAGCAGGAGGAGTGCGAAATTGAAGCCCTGGGCAATATGGTCTGCGATACCATCAAAGCGGCCATCAAACCTGCCGCAGGCTGGGCCCAGGCACCGGCAGGGGCCAAAGAATTCACCTTCTTTGTCTCCGGCGGCCTGGAACGGCGCCCGGCTTTAATCGTGCCCAACCAACAAGGTGTTTATGACTCGATTCAGTTCTATAAATCCAAAAAAGAGACGGCCCCTTACCTTACCCTGAAAAAAGGGGAGATCCGGTTCGATGTCAGGGACACAGTCAAAAACGATCAGGGTGAAAACATCCCCTGCAACCGCAATTATCAGGTGCTGGAACTGGCGGAAGACGGCTCTAAATTCAATCTCATTATCAACAATGCCTCTCAGGTGGGCCGTGATGACTACTTCCACCCCAAAAGCCTGTACCAGGAAGTTGTGGAGAAGATCGGCAATGTTCCTGTGAATTTCCGGGTCAACGGCTCCAATGAGATACTGGTGCGGGAAACCATGCTCCCCTCCTGGGAAAATTACTGCAATTGGCAGGCAGAGTGTCTGACCTATTTTATGAAGAACAACAAATACGATATGATCTTCTCCCACCTCCATAACCTGGACGGAGTAGGGCATTATTTCTGGCATTACGCCTGCAACCAGGAAGAATGGCAGGACAACAATGAGCTTGCTTATCAGCAGTTCCAGGAAGAAGCCTACTGCCAGACCGACCGTTATCTGAGCAAATTCCTGCTTTTCCTCGATCAAGGCTGGACAGTGATCATCACCTCTGACCATGGGCTGCTTACCCAGGAGTACCATGGTGTGATTCTCGGTGAGATCCATGGTGTGAATGTTCCTGTCATGGCCGAATTAGGGTACACCGTCATGGTTAAAGATGAAAACGGCAAAGATACCAAAGAAATTGACTGGAGCAAAACCAGAGCCATTGCCATCCGCGGTGATCATATCTATATCAATCTGAAGGGAAGAAACCCCCAGGGCATCGTCGAGCCCGCAGATAAGTATGAGCTGGAGACCCGGATTATTTCCGATTTATATAATTACCGTGACCCCCATACCGGCCGCCGGGTTATTTCTGTGGCGGTGCGCAATAAAGACGCCGTCCACTTCGGCATGGGCGGCCCTGAATGCGGGGATATCGTTTATTTCACCGAAGAAGGATTCAATAAGATCCACGCCGATTCCCTTTCCACCCAATGGGGGTATGCCGATACTTCCGTTTCTCCTCTCTTCGTAGCCGCCGGCCCCGGCATCAAGGAAAATTGTGTCACAGAACGGGTGATCAGACAGGCGGATGTTGCCCCTACCATTGCCACGCTTGCCGGCGTCAGAATGCCCGCCCAATGCGAAGGCGCCCCTGTATACCAAATTATTGCTGACTAA
- a CDS encoding LysR family transcriptional regulator, whose amino-acid sequence MRIEYLHYFIEVARCRSINKASKNLRLTQANLSKMMAALERHFATPLFERSNRGITLTEHGKRVLEWSQKVMAEQNQLIQAFAEDKTNQNRQGKLTILCPANIAGDSNANVINKFTGEYPNLKISYQEMGVPEIIKQVHKNRDYVGIIMLIDHLYNELITEELCYYPMRDIKFVVYSHKDSRFARQGFKSISLKALSKEQLILYKPTSLSPSPFEDLFDQYGLDNIKFSVSNLFTFYDILQKGQYITLGAARQAKFFPKVLDGLVTTPIRDKINCRIGILIHRENKDNAMIQQFIRFYSESK is encoded by the coding sequence ATGCGAATCGAATACCTGCACTATTTTATCGAGGTGGCCCGCTGCCGCTCGATCAACAAAGCCAGTAAAAATCTCCGTCTGACCCAAGCCAATCTGAGCAAGATGATGGCAGCACTGGAACGTCATTTCGCAACCCCGCTGTTTGAACGCTCCAACCGGGGCATTACTTTGACCGAACACGGGAAACGGGTGCTGGAATGGTCTCAAAAAGTAATGGCTGAGCAAAACCAGCTGATCCAGGCTTTTGCTGAGGATAAGACCAATCAAAACAGGCAGGGAAAGTTAACCATTCTCTGTCCGGCCAATATTGCCGGAGACAGCAATGCCAATGTGATCAATAAATTCACCGGCGAATATCCCAACCTCAAGATCAGCTATCAGGAAATGGGCGTGCCGGAAATTATCAAGCAAGTCCATAAGAACAGGGACTATGTGGGAATCATCATGCTGATCGATCATTTGTATAATGAGTTGATTACGGAGGAACTGTGCTACTATCCGATGCGAGACATCAAATTTGTGGTCTACTCCCATAAGGACAGCCGGTTTGCCAGGCAAGGCTTTAAGAGTATTTCCCTCAAAGCCTTAAGCAAGGAACAGTTGATTCTCTATAAGCCGACCAGCCTTTCTCCCTCCCCTTTTGAAGACCTGTTTGACCAGTATGGTCTGGACAATATCAAGTTTTCTGTCAGCAACTTATTTACCTTCTATGATATTTTGCAGAAAGGCCAGTACATCACCTTAGGCGCTGCCCGCCAGGCGAAGTTTTTCCCTAAGGTTTTGGACGGCTTGGTGACAACCCCGATTCGGGATAAAATCAACTGCCGGATTGGCATCCTGATTCACCGGGAAAATAAAGACAATGCCATGATTCAGCAATTTATCAGATTTTACAGCGAGTCTAAGTAA
- a CDS encoding helix-turn-helix transcriptional regulator: MKVDRLVSIIMILLDKERIGAQELADRFEVSPRTIYRDIDTINMAGIPVRSTSGVGGGFEIMQQYKIDRKVFSTADLSAILMGLSSLSNMIRGNELVNALAKVRSFIPADRAKDIELKANQLSIDLSPWMGNRNIQPYLEMIKTALQESKLLTFEYADRYGNKTARTAEPYQLVLKSSHWYWQGYCYKRNDFRLFKLSRISNLHIQEEFFTPRDYQKPQLDFTDILATMQTKIKIRIHKSVLDRVLDYCTYEHFSPDGDEHYIVSFPFIENEYYYTILFSFGDKCQCLEPLHIRTEMKRRIHEIAALYEN, from the coding sequence ATGAAAGTTGACAGGCTTGTCAGCATTATTATGATACTCCTTGATAAAGAGCGGATCGGCGCACAGGAGTTAGCAGATAGGTTTGAAGTTTCACCCCGCACAATCTACCGCGACATAGACACGATCAACATGGCGGGTATTCCTGTCCGCTCAACATCGGGAGTGGGCGGCGGCTTTGAAATCATGCAGCAATACAAGATTGATAGAAAGGTTTTTTCGACTGCCGACCTTTCCGCTATCCTGATGGGGCTTTCCAGTCTTTCCAACATGATACGAGGGAATGAACTGGTCAACGCCCTTGCGAAAGTCAGGAGTTTTATCCCCGCCGACAGAGCGAAAGACATTGAATTAAAAGCAAATCAACTATCTATAGATTTAAGTCCGTGGATGGGCAACAGGAACATACAACCCTATTTAGAAATGATCAAAACAGCTTTACAGGAAAGCAAGCTGCTGACCTTTGAATATGCAGACCGCTACGGAAATAAAACCGCACGAACAGCCGAGCCGTATCAGCTTGTATTGAAAAGCAGTCATTGGTATTGGCAAGGGTATTGCTATAAAAGAAATGATTTTCGCTTATTCAAACTATCCCGCATATCAAACCTACACATACAAGAGGAATTTTTCACGCCACGGGATTATCAAAAACCGCAGTTGGATTTTACTGATATTTTGGCAACTATGCAAACCAAAATCAAAATTCGGATTCATAAATCTGTCCTGGACAGGGTACTTGATTATTGCACTTATGAACACTTTTCGCCAGACGGTGATGAGCATTACATTGTTAGTTTTCCTTTCATAGAGAACGAATACTACTACACTATTCTTTTCAGTTTTGGGGATAAATGCCAGTGTTTAGAGCCGTTACATATCCGCACAGAAATGAAGCGCAGAATACATGAGATAGCTGCCTTATACGAAAACTAG
- a CDS encoding cysteine hydrolase family protein, which yields MQKKALVIIDIQNDITKNYKDIIDNINKAIDWAVNHSIHVTYIRHENLSAGTRTFKPNTYGSELASDLKIVSKNVFTKYKGNALSSEEFTDFISKNEIGEFYITGADAVACVKSTCYNLCKANYSVNVLSDCITSYDKRKIDEMVRYYESKGSKIISLNDLLPNHIFEAQKHY from the coding sequence ATGCAGAAAAAAGCCTTAGTCATCATTGATATTCAAAATGATATAACAAAAAATTATAAGGATATTATTGACAACATCAATAAAGCTATTGATTGGGCAGTCAATCATAGTATTCATGTTACTTATATAAGGCATGAAAATTTATCCGCCGGCACGAGGACTTTTAAACCCAATACATATGGGTCTGAATTAGCTTCAGACTTGAAAATAGTATCAAAAAATGTTTTTACAAAATACAAAGGAAACGCATTAAGCAGTGAAGAATTTACCGACTTTATTAGTAAAAATGAAATAGGTGAGTTCTACATCACAGGAGCAGACGCTGTTGCTTGTGTTAAATCAACCTGTTACAACTTATGCAAAGCAAATTATAGCGTTAATGTCTTATCAGATTGCATTACAAGTTATGATAAAAGGAAAATTGACGAAATGGTGCGCTATTATGAAAGTAAAGGCAGTAAAATCATTAGTTTAAATGACTTGTTACCTAATCACATCTTTGAAGCACAGAAACATTACTGA